A genomic stretch from Solanum stenotomum isolate F172 chromosome 8, ASM1918654v1, whole genome shotgun sequence includes:
- the LOC125874171 gene encoding chromatin-remodeling complex subunit ies6 produces MEREVLEAELVLPTHMKFKKIQMYDKYPKGQARGRHWKHLKQIIQAENYENYPPQLPTYVNIETPPSMHPGKKICDITGFEAPYFDPRTKLRYANTEVFKAIRSLPNDYVQRYLALRNAAVVLR; encoded by the exons ATGGAGCGAGAAGTGTTAGAAGCAGAACTAGTACTTCCAACTcacatgaaatttaagaagatTCAGATGTACGACAAGTACCCTAAAGGACAAGCTAGAGGGCGGCATTGGAAGCATCTCAAGCAGATTATACAAGCAGAAAATTACGAAAATTATCCTCCTCAGCTACCTACTT ATGTTAACATTGAAACGCCACCTTCTATGCATCCAGGCAAAAAGATATGCGACATAACAGGATTCGAG GCACCATATTTTGACCCAAGAACTAAACTCCGTTATGCTAATACTGAGGTTTTCAAGGCAATAAGGTCTCTCCCTAATGACTATGTTCAGAGGTACTTGGCTCTCAGAAATGCAGCTGTTGTTTTGAGATAG